A region from the Lolium perenne isolate Kyuss_39 chromosome 4, Kyuss_2.0, whole genome shotgun sequence genome encodes:
- the LOC127332249 gene encoding protein DMP2, which translates to MAAPAPRNVSVAERALRGVADLIKLLPSGTVFMFQFLSPLVTNNGHCAAYNKVLSGALVALCGGFCAFSSFTDSYVGSDGRVYYGVVTRRGMRTFSVDPDASNGRDLSGYRLRAGDFVHAALSLLVFATLALLDRDTVSCLYPAMEASERTIMAVMPPVVGGVASYAFMMFPNNRHGIGYQPTRATEDFEHKH; encoded by the coding sequence ATGGCGGCACCGGCGCCGAGGAACGTGAGCGTGGCGGAGCGGGCGCTGCGCGGGGTGGCGGACCTGATCAAGCTTCTGCCGAGCGGCACGGTGTTCATGTTCCAGTTCCTCAGCCCGCTCGTCACCAACAACGGCCACTGCGCCGCCTACAACAAGGTCCTCAGCGGCGCGCTCGTGGCGCTCTGCGGCGGCTTCTGCGCCTTCTCCTCCTTCACCGACAGCTACGTCGGCTCCGACGGCAGGGTCTACTACGGCGTCGTCACGCGCCGCGGGATGCGCACCTTCTCCGTCGACCCGGACGCATCCAACGGGAGGGACCTGTCCGGGTACCGCCTCCGCGCCGGCGACTTCGTGCACGCGGCGCTGTCGCTCTTGGTCTTCGCCACCCTCGCGCTGCTGGACAGGGACACGGTCTCGTGCCTCTACCCGGCCATGGAGGCCAGCGAGAGGACCATCATGGCCGTCATGCCGCCCGTCGTCGGCGGCGTCGCCAGCTACGCCTTCATGATGTTCCCGAACAACCGCCACGGCATCGGCTACCAGCCCACGCGCGCAACCGAGGACTTCGAGCACAAGCACTAG